In Dyadobacter sp. NIV53, a single window of DNA contains:
- a CDS encoding GH92 family glycosyl hydrolase, protein MTISGLFKKSFYLFLLLSLFNCKYGFAQKTVLEYVETRIGTAPSTIESARSHSEAGSELKGQTIPVVGAPHGMTQWTPQTRSTETKCIAPYYYTDSLFQGFRGTHWLNGSCVQDYGTLTIMPMSGELKVNPELRATPFVHEKEKTSPDYYGIGLEDYKINAEVTASLRSAMMRFTFESDDESFIVVEPNSDEGEGFVEIFPEKGEITGYNPVHRIYQGSGQSAGFSGYFVLKFDKKITQFGVWKGDTIVPGGRLYQGKGMQEKLGAYIGFGAARQTVLVQIGTSFTSLEGARLNLQKEIEGKSFETIQKTTQKLWNAALGKAEVKGSENDKKLFYSALYRTKLSPRLYSDFDGKYPSFAGGTPLQKAEGFDYYCDYSMWDTFRAAMPLHHLLEPEQSGDMMQSLVKKAEEGGWMPIFPCWNHYTSAMVGDHSMSVIADAYVKNIRNFDLESAYTSLRKNAFEVNTDTKSYAAGKGRRALESYLKYGYVPLEDSVWQAFHKREQVSRTLEYAYDDYCLSVLASGLGHKDDAIALKKRALNYQNVIDPSTGYARGRYADGSWIKSFDPFVKRSSFITEGSPAQYTWFVPQDVAGLQKIMGGSKAFSNKLDTLFEQGHYWHGNEPNHQIPYLYAFAGQPWKTQKLVRKIIREEYDTGMGGLSGNEDGGQMSAWLAFSMMGFYPVTPGSPVYVLGSPVFEETVLNLKGKKFSIIAKGVSATALYIQSATLNGKPFTKTYLLHEELIKGGKLVLQMADKPNKNWGANISDLPPSLSE, encoded by the coding sequence ATGACTATTTCTGGTTTGTTTAAAAAATCATTTTATCTCTTCCTGCTCTTAAGTCTGTTCAATTGTAAGTATGGTTTTGCTCAGAAAACGGTGTTGGAATATGTAGAAACCCGGATTGGAACGGCACCGTCTACTATAGAGAGTGCGCGTTCGCATAGCGAAGCAGGAAGCGAGCTGAAAGGACAAACGATTCCGGTTGTTGGTGCTCCGCATGGAATGACCCAATGGACTCCACAAACCAGATCTACTGAAACAAAATGTATTGCTCCCTATTACTATACTGATTCACTTTTTCAGGGTTTTCGTGGTACACACTGGCTGAATGGTTCCTGTGTACAGGATTACGGAACGCTTACTATTATGCCTATGTCAGGAGAATTAAAAGTAAATCCGGAATTGAGAGCCACGCCATTCGTCCATGAAAAAGAAAAGACGTCACCAGATTATTATGGCATAGGTCTTGAAGATTATAAGATCAATGCAGAAGTTACAGCATCATTACGTTCAGCCATGATGCGTTTTACTTTTGAAAGTGATGATGAATCTTTTATTGTGGTCGAGCCTAACAGCGATGAGGGAGAAGGGTTTGTAGAAATTTTTCCGGAGAAAGGCGAAATAACGGGTTATAATCCTGTTCATCGCATTTATCAGGGATCCGGACAGTCAGCGGGTTTCAGCGGATACTTTGTGTTAAAGTTTGATAAAAAGATTACCCAGTTTGGAGTCTGGAAGGGCGATACCATTGTGCCTGGCGGAAGATTATATCAGGGTAAAGGAATGCAGGAAAAATTGGGAGCGTATATTGGATTTGGTGCAGCCCGGCAAACTGTATTGGTTCAGATCGGTACTTCATTTACCAGTCTGGAAGGAGCCAGGCTGAATCTTCAAAAGGAAATTGAAGGTAAAAGCTTTGAAACGATACAAAAAACAACTCAAAAATTGTGGAATGCAGCATTAGGAAAAGCAGAAGTTAAAGGTAGTGAGAACGATAAAAAGCTTTTTTACAGTGCTTTGTACAGAACTAAGTTGTCTCCGAGATTATATTCTGACTTTGATGGGAAATATCCTTCTTTTGCCGGAGGAACGCCTTTGCAAAAAGCCGAAGGATTTGATTATTACTGTGATTACAGCATGTGGGATACATTCCGTGCAGCCATGCCGTTACATCATTTACTGGAACCTGAACAATCCGGTGATATGATGCAGTCATTGGTGAAAAAAGCGGAAGAAGGAGGCTGGATGCCTATTTTTCCTTGCTGGAACCACTATACTTCAGCTATGGTTGGCGACCATTCCATGTCAGTCATTGCAGACGCTTATGTCAAAAATATAAGAAATTTCGATCTTGAGTCAGCTTATACTTCACTTCGTAAAAATGCTTTTGAAGTCAATACAGATACGAAGAGTTATGCAGCCGGGAAAGGCAGGAGAGCGCTGGAGTCTTATCTTAAATACGGTTATGTTCCGTTGGAAGACAGTGTTTGGCAGGCATTTCATAAACGTGAGCAGGTATCACGCACACTTGAATACGCATATGACGATTACTGCCTTTCTGTATTGGCATCCGGGCTTGGTCATAAGGATGATGCAATTGCTCTAAAAAAACGGGCATTGAATTATCAGAATGTAATAGATCCTTCAACAGGTTATGCGCGTGGACGTTATGCGGATGGAAGCTGGATAAAATCATTCGATCCTTTTGTGAAACGGTCTTCGTTTATTACCGAAGGGTCACCTGCCCAATATACCTGGTTTGTACCGCAGGATGTTGCCGGGTTGCAAAAGATAATGGGTGGAAGTAAGGCCTTTAGTAATAAATTGGATACACTTTTCGAACAGGGCCATTACTGGCATGGCAATGAACCAAACCATCAGATCCCTTATTTATATGCATTTGCCGGCCAGCCCTGGAAAACACAGAAATTGGTAAGAAAGATCATAAGAGAAGAATACGATACCGGAATGGGTGGATTAAGCGGAAATGAAGACGGCGGACAAATGTCGGCTTGGCTTGCGTTCAGCATGATGGGGTTTTATCCCGTTACACCAGGTTCCCCGGTTTATGTTTTGGGAAGCCCGGTTTTTGAAGAAACGGTTCTGAATTTGAAAGGAAAAAAGTTTAGTATCATTGCAAAAGGCGTTTCTGCCACTGCACTGTACATACAATCGGCTACATTAAATGGAAAGCCATTTACGAAAACCTACCTGTTACACGAAGAATTAATAAAAGGTGGTAAACTGGTTTTACAAATGGCTGACAAGCCTAATAAAAACTGGGGAGCCAACATCAGTGACCTGCCTCCGTCGTTATCTGAATAA
- a CDS encoding MBL fold metallo-hydrolase → MNLHIIDTGFFKLDGGAMFGVVPKTLWNKHNPADEKNLCSWAMRCMLVEDGNKLMLIDTGLGDKQDDRFFGFYDLHGDATLISSIREKGYDVTDITDVILTHLHFDHAGGAVRYKTDRSILIPTFPNATYWSNEEHWQWATNPNPREKASFLKENILPLQESGQLKFIKKGMSPFQHIDFIHVDGHTEQMMLPVISYKDQKIIYVADLLPSSFHVPLPWIMSYDVRPLLTMQEKEALLEKAADEKYILLFEHDPIYEAALVEKAEKGIKIQERGDFINFI, encoded by the coding sequence ATGAATTTACATATCATCGATACAGGATTTTTCAAACTGGATGGCGGAGCAATGTTTGGTGTGGTTCCCAAAACACTTTGGAATAAACATAATCCGGCAGATGAAAAAAATCTTTGCAGCTGGGCTATGCGCTGCATGCTTGTTGAAGATGGGAATAAATTAATGCTTATTGACACCGGATTAGGTGACAAACAGGATGACAGGTTCTTTGGATTTTATGACTTGCACGGAGATGCAACATTAATTTCATCTATTCGGGAGAAAGGCTACGATGTTACAGACATTACCGATGTAATACTTACACACCTCCATTTCGATCATGCAGGCGGTGCTGTCCGATACAAAACTGACCGTTCTATTTTAATCCCGACATTTCCTAATGCAACTTATTGGTCCAATGAAGAACACTGGCAATGGGCAACCAACCCTAATCCGCGAGAGAAAGCATCGTTTTTGAAAGAAAACATCTTACCGTTGCAAGAATCGGGACAATTGAAATTTATAAAAAAGGGAATGTCCCCATTTCAGCATATTGATTTCATTCATGTAGATGGGCATACCGAACAAATGATGCTTCCAGTTATCAGTTATAAGGATCAAAAAATTATTTACGTTGCTGATCTTCTGCCTTCATCCTTTCATGTTCCGCTGCCATGGATTATGAGTTACGATGTACGGCCGTTATTAACAATGCAGGAAAAGGAAGCCCTTCTTGAAAAAGCTGCGGATGAAAAATACATTCTGCTATTCGAACATGATCCTATATATGAAGCCGCATTGGTTGAAAAAGCAGAAAAGGGAATAAAGATTCAGGAACGGGGAGATTTTATTAATTTTATCTGA
- a CDS encoding patatin-like phospholipase family protein yields MTKIGLVLSGGGARGISHIGAVKALMEQGITVNVISGTSAGAFIGALLAYGYSPDDILEIFLKTYFSGYLRFGFSMGGLLRIDRAEEILKKYIPENTFEALKIPLAVTATDINAGEEICFRTGELAKPVLASCCLPGLFKPIIFEGRELVDGAIFNNLPVAAIEKEVDFMIGIHCNPIMLQKSSAHMHSITYRSFRLAMRGKAKVSLDQCDLLIEAPELGDFNTFDFRKTQQLFDIGYKYTKELLLQKDVLSTIDR; encoded by the coding sequence ATGACGAAAATAGGACTTGTTTTATCCGGAGGCGGAGCACGCGGTATTTCACATATTGGTGCTGTGAAGGCTCTAATGGAGCAGGGAATTACTGTGAATGTTATCAGTGGAACCAGTGCCGGAGCATTTATTGGCGCCTTGTTAGCTTATGGATATTCCCCTGATGATATTCTTGAAATCTTCTTAAAAACATATTTTTCAGGTTATTTAAGATTTGGATTCAGTATGGGAGGTTTACTGAGAATAGACCGTGCGGAAGAAATCCTGAAAAAATATATTCCTGAGAATACTTTTGAAGCACTAAAAATCCCATTAGCCGTAACTGCGACTGACATCAACGCCGGCGAAGAAATATGTTTCAGGACCGGCGAATTAGCCAAACCGGTTTTAGCATCCTGTTGTCTGCCGGGATTGTTCAAACCTATTATTTTTGAGGGAAGGGAATTGGTTGACGGCGCTATTTTCAACAATTTACCGGTTGCTGCTATTGAAAAAGAGGTCGATTTTATGATCGGCATTCACTGTAACCCAATTATGCTTCAAAAATCATCTGCCCATATGCATAGTATTACTTACCGGAGCTTCCGGTTGGCTATGCGCGGAAAAGCCAAAGTAAGCCTGGATCAATGCGACCTGCTTATAGAAGCCCCGGAATTGGGTGATTTCAATACTTTTGACTTTCGAAAAACGCAGCAGCTGTTTGATATAGGCTATAAGTATACAAAGGAATTATTATTGCAAAAAGATGTGCTTTCGACAATTGACCGCTAG
- a CDS encoding ATP-binding protein — translation MIKRKLQQNIEKKLGQSPVVCILGPRQVGKTTLAKLIANTDKKSFIYLDVENPRDIAKLDDAYSYLDNYRQSCILIDEVQLMPELFSILRPLIDDYRKPGRFILLGSASPSLVKGVSESLAGRISYLELTPIGISEIMEAYPLRVHWFRGGFPNALLVEHVSDGQDWLQDFIRSYIERDLAYLFGAELVPVLLRNFWSMLAHTHGNIWNSEIFARSLGVTAPTVLRYFGFLEGGYMVRKLPPWFVNAKKRLVKSPKVYIRDTGILHSLLNISTQDELLGHPGVGASWEGYVIEQISQRIGSGIELFFYRTLAGAECDLILVRGIEPIACIEIKLSNSPSITKGFISSTEDLNPKYKYIITPESDRYTTSYGVIVTNLNDFIENDLTKI, via the coding sequence ATGATCAAGCGGAAATTACAGCAAAATATAGAAAAGAAATTAGGTCAGTCCCCTGTTGTTTGTATACTTGGACCCAGGCAGGTAGGCAAAACAACGCTGGCTAAACTAATTGCTAATACCGATAAAAAAAGTTTTATATATCTTGATGTGGAAAATCCACGGGATATTGCAAAACTAGATGATGCTTATTCCTATCTGGATAACTACCGGCAATCATGCATTCTGATTGATGAAGTACAACTTATGCCCGAATTATTTTCGATATTAAGACCTCTTATTGATGATTACAGGAAACCAGGAAGATTTATTTTACTAGGGTCCGCGTCACCATCATTGGTTAAAGGTGTTTCAGAATCTTTAGCAGGGCGGATTTCTTATCTGGAACTTACTCCAATAGGAATTTCTGAAATAATGGAAGCATATCCGCTTCGTGTACATTGGTTCCGAGGTGGTTTTCCAAATGCGTTGTTAGTCGAGCATGTATCTGATGGACAAGATTGGTTGCAGGATTTTATAAGAAGTTATATAGAACGTGATCTGGCATATCTATTCGGGGCAGAGCTCGTTCCTGTTCTACTACGCAACTTTTGGAGTATGCTAGCTCATACACACGGCAATATCTGGAATTCTGAAATATTTGCCCGTTCCCTTGGTGTAACTGCACCTACCGTTTTACGTTATTTTGGATTTTTAGAAGGAGGGTATATGGTGAGAAAACTTCCACCATGGTTTGTGAACGCAAAAAAACGACTCGTAAAATCTCCAAAAGTATATATTCGGGATACGGGAATACTACATAGCTTACTAAATATCAGTACACAGGATGAATTATTAGGACATCCCGGAGTTGGTGCATCTTGGGAAGGATATGTCATAGAACAGATTTCACAACGGATAGGAAGTGGCATTGAATTGTTTTTTTACCGGACTTTGGCAGGTGCAGAATGTGATCTGATTTTAGTTCGAGGAATAGAACCAATTGCCTGTATCGAAATCAAACTAAGCAATTCTCCTTCAATTACAAAGGGATTCATCAGTTCAACGGAAGATCTGAATCCTAAATATAAATATATCATTACTCCGGAAAGTGATAGGTACACAACAAGTTATGGAGTAATTGTAACTAATTTAAATGATTTTATAGAAAATGATCTGACTAAAATTTAA
- a CDS encoding vanadium-dependent haloperoxidase, producing MKSKIFLLIILTGTLFRCKTADQKIPDISPETIGNITAHMTDVMVHDVTNPPLGARFFSYACLAGYEVVALNDSATKSMAGVLNGFPKIVKPDSVETYSYQLSAALAMLETAKKMQPSGKVLLQKYQDHLIDSCRSIGFSNDIITGSGKYALAVSKQILKYAKADRYNLISNFPRYEPKEINGSWYPTPPGYFPPVEPYFNTVRPFTLDSASQFKPVPPIAFSEDKSSEFFKLMKLNYDDKSGTEHKVIAAFWDCNPFALDNKGHLLVGMKKISPGSHWMGITDIACRKGKTNFAKTMQVNTAVAIGMMDGFMACWDEKYRSNRIRPETAIRKYIDPTWKPFLQTPPFPEYLSGHSVISSAVSVILTHYFGENFAYTDTVEERFGLKARSFKSFNNAAQEAAISRFYGGIHFKDAIDVGFEQGEKVGNWVVVKLSADGSQPAVAIK from the coding sequence CATGACGTTACAAATCCACCTTTGGGTGCCCGTTTTTTTTCGTATGCTTGTCTTGCGGGCTATGAAGTGGTAGCATTAAATGATTCAGCCACAAAAAGTATGGCAGGTGTACTGAATGGTTTTCCAAAGATTGTGAAACCGGATAGTGTTGAAACCTATTCGTATCAGCTTAGTGCTGCATTAGCGATGCTTGAAACAGCCAAAAAAATGCAGCCGTCAGGAAAGGTATTATTGCAAAAATACCAGGATCATCTGATCGACTCCTGTCGCTCCATTGGTTTTAGTAATGACATCATTACAGGATCCGGCAAATATGCACTGGCTGTCAGTAAGCAAATTTTGAAGTATGCCAAAGCAGACAGATATAATCTGATCAGTAATTTTCCGCGTTACGAACCAAAGGAAATAAATGGCAGCTGGTACCCGACTCCTCCGGGATATTTTCCTCCGGTTGAGCCTTATTTTAATACGGTCAGGCCTTTTACACTGGATTCTGCATCTCAGTTTAAACCTGTTCCTCCTATCGCTTTCTCCGAGGATAAAAGCTCTGAATTTTTTAAATTGATGAAGTTGAATTATGATGATAAATCAGGAACGGAACACAAAGTGATTGCTGCATTCTGGGATTGTAATCCATTTGCATTGGACAATAAGGGACATTTACTGGTGGGTATGAAAAAAATATCCCCAGGTTCGCACTGGATGGGAATCACAGATATTGCATGCCGGAAGGGAAAAACAAATTTTGCTAAAACCATGCAGGTAAATACAGCCGTTGCCATTGGTATGATGGACGGATTTATGGCTTGCTGGGATGAAAAATACAGAAGTAACCGGATACGTCCGGAAACGGCGATCCGCAAATACATTGATCCAACCTGGAAACCATTTTTACAAACGCCACCGTTCCCGGAATATCTGAGTGGACATTCAGTAATATCATCGGCTGTGTCTGTTATTCTTACGCATTATTTTGGAGAAAACTTTGCTTATACCGACACAGTGGAAGAGCGTTTTGGCCTGAAAGCCCGCAGTTTCAAATCATTTAATAATGCGGCACAGGAAGCCGCCATTTCCAGGTTTTACGGGGGAATCCATTTCAAAGATGCTATTGACGTTGGGTTTGAGCAAGGGGAAAAAGTGGGAAATTGGGTAGTTGTGAAGCTGTCGGCTGACGGCTCTCAGCCGGCTGTTGCTATCAAATAA